One Pasteurella dagmatis DNA segment encodes these proteins:
- the xseB gene encoding exodeoxyribonuclease VII small subunit: MAKKPTEKAELDFETTLKQLEGIVTRLESGSLPLEEALKEFENGIVLANLGQERLQQAEQRIQILLKKNATTELSDYQIEE; the protein is encoded by the coding sequence ATGGCAAAGAAACCAACGGAAAAAGCTGAGTTAGATTTTGAAACTACCCTTAAACAACTAGAAGGCATTGTAACTCGTTTGGAAAGTGGTTCATTACCATTAGAAGAAGCATTGAAAGAATTTGAAAATGGCATCGTGTTAGCAAATTTAGGTCAAGAACGTTTACAACAGGCTGAACAACGCATTCAAATTCTGTTGAAAAAAAACGCTACCACTGAATTAAGTGATTATCAAATTGAAGAATAA
- the ispA gene encoding (2E,6E)-farnesyl diphosphate synthase gives MYQFSQDLQQVQERINAFLAQQLNLNTAPSPLIEAMRYGVLLGGKRIRPFLVYATGRMLGADLIQLDYAAAGLEAIHAYSLIHDDLPAMDNDSLRRGQPTCHIAFDEATAILAGDALQAFAFEILTQAPALSAEQKLALVSTLAQASGAKGMCLGQSLDLISEQKQISLAELEQIHRNKTGALLTAALQLGFICSPHFGDKTLAQQLQRYSRAIGLAFQVQDDILDIEGESEVLGKTVGSDLMADKSTYPKLLGLDGAKQKAQELYREAISTLDELPFDTQALRAITEFVVNRKS, from the coding sequence ATGTATCAATTTTCTCAAGATTTACAACAAGTCCAAGAACGAATTAATGCATTCTTAGCGCAACAACTGAATTTAAACACAGCCCCATCACCATTAATTGAAGCCATGCGCTATGGTGTTTTATTAGGTGGAAAACGTATTCGCCCGTTTCTCGTCTATGCCACGGGGCGTATGTTGGGGGCTGATTTAATCCAATTAGACTATGCTGCAGCTGGACTCGAAGCGATTCATGCTTATTCTTTAATTCACGACGATTTACCTGCAATGGATAATGACAGTTTGCGTCGAGGTCAACCCACTTGTCATATCGCATTTGATGAAGCAACAGCCATTTTAGCGGGTGATGCATTACAAGCATTCGCTTTTGAGATTTTAACACAAGCCCCCGCACTTTCTGCTGAACAAAAGCTTGCATTAGTTAGTACACTTGCACAAGCCTCTGGTGCCAAAGGAATGTGTTTAGGACAAAGTTTAGATTTGATTTCTGAACAAAAACAAATTAGTTTAGCTGAGCTAGAACAAATTCACCGCAATAAAACTGGTGCTTTACTCACTGCCGCACTTCAATTAGGTTTTATTTGTTCACCACATTTTGGTGACAAAACATTAGCACAACAACTACAGCGTTATTCCAGAGCGATAGGTTTAGCTTTCCAAGTGCAAGACGATATTTTAGACATCGAGGGTGAAAGTGAGGTATTAGGCAAAACCGTAGGATCAGATCTAATGGCAGATAAAAGCACTTATCCTAAATTATTAGGTTTAGATGGTGCTAAACAAAAAGCACAAGAGCTTTATCGAGAAGCCATTTCGACACTAGATGAGTTACCTTTTGATACACAAGCCTTACGCGCTATAACAGAATTTGTTGTAAATAGAAAAAGTTAA
- the dxs gene encoding 1-deoxy-D-xylulose-5-phosphate synthase → MQNYPLLSLINSPDDLRLLNKDQLAQVCQELRAYLLESVSQSSGHLASGLGTVELTVALHYVYKTPFDQLIWDVGHQAYPHKILTGRRDQMPTIRQKNGIHPFPWREESEYDVLSVGHSSTSISAGLGIAIAAQKENAGRKTVCVIGDGAITAGMAFEAMNHAGALHTDMLVILNDNEMSISENVGALNNHLARLLTGSFYSSIREGGKKILSGMPPIKEFVKKTEEHVKGFVSPVGTMFEQLGFNYIGPIDGHNLDELISTLKNMRSLKGPQFLHIMTKKGKGYAPAEKDPIGFHGVPKFDHLSGQLPKSNANPTYSKIFGDWLCEMAEKDQKLVGITPAMREGSGMVEFSNRFPDQYFDVAIAEQHAVTFAAGLAIGGYKPVVAIYSTFLQRAYDQLIHDVAIQNLPVLFAIDRAGIVGADGQTHQGAFDISFMRCIPNMVIMTPSDENECRQMLYTGYHLNQPAAVRYPRGNAIGIKLEPLEMLPVGKSKLVRQGEKIAILNFGTLLPIASTVAENLNATLADMRFVKPIDIERIIDIANTHDLIVTLEENAIQGGAGSAVSEVLQAQQKQVKLLQLGLPDFFIPQGTQQEIWTDLKLDAAGIEEQIKNFL, encoded by the coding sequence ATGCAAAATTATCCTCTTTTATCTTTAATTAATTCGCCTGATGATTTGCGTTTATTAAACAAAGATCAACTTGCGCAAGTATGTCAGGAATTACGTGCATATTTATTAGAGTCAGTTAGTCAAAGTAGCGGGCATTTGGCTTCTGGCTTAGGTACAGTAGAGTTAACCGTTGCCTTACATTACGTGTATAAAACACCGTTTGATCAGTTAATTTGGGACGTGGGTCATCAAGCTTACCCACACAAAATCCTTACTGGCCGTCGTGATCAAATGCCGACAATCCGTCAAAAAAATGGAATTCATCCATTCCCTTGGCGTGAAGAAAGTGAATACGATGTGTTGAGCGTTGGTCATTCTTCCACTTCAATTAGCGCAGGATTAGGTATTGCTATTGCTGCTCAAAAAGAAAATGCAGGGCGCAAGACTGTCTGTGTAATTGGTGACGGTGCAATTACTGCTGGTATGGCATTTGAAGCAATGAATCATGCTGGCGCATTACATACTGATATGCTCGTGATTTTAAACGATAACGAGATGTCAATTTCCGAAAACGTTGGAGCGTTAAATAATCACCTAGCACGTTTATTAACCGGCTCATTTTACTCTTCAATTCGTGAAGGTGGAAAAAAGATTCTTTCTGGTATGCCACCAATCAAAGAATTTGTAAAGAAAACGGAAGAACACGTTAAAGGCTTTGTATCTCCTGTTGGTACAATGTTTGAACAGCTTGGATTCAATTATATTGGCCCAATTGATGGACATAATTTAGATGAGTTAATCAGTACACTCAAAAATATGCGTTCTTTAAAAGGTCCACAATTTTTACATATTATGACCAAAAAAGGCAAAGGTTATGCGCCAGCAGAAAAAGACCCAATTGGTTTCCACGGTGTGCCTAAATTTGACCATTTAAGTGGTCAATTACCAAAATCTAATGCTAATCCAACTTACTCAAAAATATTTGGTGATTGGCTATGTGAAATGGCAGAGAAAGATCAAAAATTAGTAGGTATCACCCCTGCAATGCGAGAAGGTTCAGGAATGGTTGAGTTTTCAAATCGTTTTCCTGACCAGTATTTTGATGTAGCCATCGCAGAACAACATGCTGTCACCTTTGCCGCTGGGCTAGCAATTGGAGGCTATAAACCAGTTGTAGCAATCTACTCAACTTTCTTACAGCGCGCTTATGATCAACTTATTCATGATGTAGCAATTCAAAACTTACCTGTTTTATTTGCCATCGATCGTGCAGGGATCGTAGGCGCTGACGGTCAAACCCACCAAGGTGCATTTGATATTAGCTTTATGCGCTGTATTCCCAATATGGTGATTATGACCCCAAGCGACGAAAATGAATGCCGTCAAATGCTTTATACAGGATACCACTTAAACCAACCAGCTGCAGTACGCTACCCTCGAGGAAATGCTATTGGTATAAAATTAGAGCCGTTAGAAATGTTGCCAGTAGGTAAATCAAAACTTGTTCGCCAAGGTGAGAAAATTGCGATTTTGAATTTCGGTACATTATTACCAATTGCATCAACAGTGGCAGAAAACCTAAATGCGACCTTAGCCGATATGCGTTTCGTGAAACCAATTGATATTGAGCGTATCATTGACATTGCAAATACACACGATTTAATCGTAACTTTGGAAGAAAATGCTATTCAAGGTGGAGCTGGTAGTGCGGTATCTGAAGTGCTTCAAGCACAACAAAAACAAGTGAAACTATTGCAGCTTGGTCTACCTGATTTCTTCATTCCACAAGGCACTCAACAAGAGATTTGGACCGACTTAAAATTAGACGCCGCAGGCATTGAAGAACAAATAAAAAATTTTTTATAA